Proteins from a single region of Antechinus flavipes isolate AdamAnt ecotype Samford, QLD, Australia chromosome 2, AdamAnt_v2, whole genome shotgun sequence:
- the PPP2R2D gene encoding serine/threonine-protein phosphatase 2A 55 kDa regulatory subunit B delta isoform isoform X3 — protein sequence MAGAGGGGGLGGGPAAMGGSDLQWCFSQVKGAIDEDVAEADIISTVEFNYSGDLLATGDKGGRVVIFQKEQEMVSPLRVAVSSARHSCGARGRHSPYVAMSRLSNKSRLHSRGEYNVYSTFQSHEPEFDYLKSLEIEEKINKIRWLPQQNAAHFLLSTNDKTIKLWKISERDKRAEGYNLKDEDGRLRDPFRITALRVPILKPMDLMVEASPRRIFANAHTYHINSISVNSDHETYLSADDLRINLWHLEITDRSFNIVDIKPVNMEELTEVITAAEFHPHQCNVFVYSSSKGTIRLCDMRSSALCDRHSKFFEEPEDPSSRSFFSEIISSISDVKFSHSGRYMMTRDYLSVKVWDLNMETRPVETYQVHEYLRSKLCSLYENDCIFDKFECCWSGSDSALMTGSYNNFFRMFDRSMRRDVTLEASRESSKPRAILKPRKVCTGGKRKKDEISVDSLDFNKKILHTAWHPLDNVIAVAATNNLYIFQDKAN from the exons CTGATATCATTTCAACTGTCGAATTTAATTACTCTGGAGATCTTCTTGCAACTGGAGACAAGGGCGGCAGAGTGGTTATATTTCAGAAAGAACAAGAG ATGGTGAGCCCCTTGAGGGTCGCCGTCTCCAGTGCTCGGCACAGCTGTGGGGCACGTGGTCGGCACTCGCCATATGTTGCCATGTCCCGGTTAAGC AATAAAAGCCGTCTTCATTCTAGGGGCGAATATAATGTTTACAGTACCTTTCAAAGTCACGAACCTGAATTTGACTATCTGAAAAGtctagaaattgaggaaaaaattaataagattagGTGGTTGCCGCAACAGAACGCTGCTCACTTCCTGCTGTCTACTAACG ataaaactattaaattatgGAAAATAAGTGAACGGGATAAGAGAGCAGAAGGTTATAACCTGAAGGATGAAGACGGGAGACTCCGAGATCCATTCAGAATCACAGCACTACGG GTTCCCATCTTGAAGCCCATGGACCTCATGGTGGAAGCAAGCCCTCGAAGGATATTTGCCAACGCGCACACCTATCACATCAACTCCATTTCTGTCAACAGCGACCATGAGACGTACCTCTCTGCCGACGACCTGAGGATCAATCTGTGGCACTTGGAGATCACCGATCGAAGCTTCA ACATTGTCGACATTAAACCCGTGAACATGGAGGAGCTGACCGAGGTGATCACGGCCGCAGAGTTCCACCCGCATCAGTGTAACGTGTTCGTTTACAGCAGCAGCAAAGGCACCATCAGGCTCTGCGACATGCGCTCCTCCGCCTTGTGCGATCGGCACTCCAAAT TTTTTGAAGAACCTGAAGATCCCAGCAGTAGGTCATTCTTTTCAGAAATCATTTCTTCAATATCTGATGTAAAATTTAGTCACAGTGGTCGATACATGATGACGAGAGACTACCTTTCAGTTAAAGTATGGGATCTCAACATGGAAACGAGGCCTGTGGAGACCTATCAG GTTCACGAATATCTGCGAAGTAAGCTTTGTTCTCTCTATGAAAATGACTGCATCTTCGACAAGTTTGAGTGCTGCTGGAGTGGCTCCGACAG CGCCCTCATGACTGGCTCCTACAACAACTTCTTCAGAATGTTCGACAGAAGCATGCGGAGGGATGTCACTTTGGAAGCATCTAGAGAAAGCAGCAAACCCCGAGCCATCTTAAAGCCCCGGAAAGTGTGTACCGGGGGCAAGAGGAAGAAGGACGAGATCAGCGTGGACAGCCTGGACTTTAACAAGAAAATCCTCCACACGGCGTGGCACCCTCTGGACAACGTCATCGCCGTCGCAGCCACCAACAACTTGTACATATTCCAGGACAAAGCCAACTAG
- the PPP2R2D gene encoding serine/threonine-protein phosphatase 2A 55 kDa regulatory subunit B delta isoform isoform X1 produces MAGAGGGGGLGGGPAAMGGSDLQWCFSQVKGAIDEDVAEADIISTVEFNYSGDLLATGDKGGRVVIFQKEQENKSRLHSRGEYNVYSTFQSHEPEFDYLKSLEIEEKINKIRWLPQQNAAHFLLSTNDKTIKLWKISERDKRAEGYNLKDEDGRLRDPFRITALRVPILKPMDLMVEASPRRIFANAHTYHINSISVNSDHETYLSADDLRINLWHLEITDRSFNIVDIKPVNMEELTEVITAAEFHPHQCNVFVYSSSKGTIRLCDMRSSALCDRHSKFFEEPEDPSSRSFFSEIISSISDVKFSHSGRYMMTRDYLSVKVWDLNMETRPVETYQVHEYLRSKLCSLYENDCIFDKFECCWSGSDSALMTGSYNNFFRMFDRSMRRDVTLEASRESSKPRAILKPRKVCTGGKRKKDEISVDSLDFNKKILHTAWHPLDNVIAVAATNNLYIFQDKAN; encoded by the exons CTGATATCATTTCAACTGTCGAATTTAATTACTCTGGAGATCTTCTTGCAACTGGAGACAAGGGCGGCAGAGTGGTTATATTTCAGAAAGAACAAGAG AATAAAAGCCGTCTTCATTCTAGGGGCGAATATAATGTTTACAGTACCTTTCAAAGTCACGAACCTGAATTTGACTATCTGAAAAGtctagaaattgaggaaaaaattaataagattagGTGGTTGCCGCAACAGAACGCTGCTCACTTCCTGCTGTCTACTAACG ataaaactattaaattatgGAAAATAAGTGAACGGGATAAGAGAGCAGAAGGTTATAACCTGAAGGATGAAGACGGGAGACTCCGAGATCCATTCAGAATCACAGCACTACGG GTTCCCATCTTGAAGCCCATGGACCTCATGGTGGAAGCAAGCCCTCGAAGGATATTTGCCAACGCGCACACCTATCACATCAACTCCATTTCTGTCAACAGCGACCATGAGACGTACCTCTCTGCCGACGACCTGAGGATCAATCTGTGGCACTTGGAGATCACCGATCGAAGCTTCA ACATTGTCGACATTAAACCCGTGAACATGGAGGAGCTGACCGAGGTGATCACGGCCGCAGAGTTCCACCCGCATCAGTGTAACGTGTTCGTTTACAGCAGCAGCAAAGGCACCATCAGGCTCTGCGACATGCGCTCCTCCGCCTTGTGCGATCGGCACTCCAAAT TTTTTGAAGAACCTGAAGATCCCAGCAGTAGGTCATTCTTTTCAGAAATCATTTCTTCAATATCTGATGTAAAATTTAGTCACAGTGGTCGATACATGATGACGAGAGACTACCTTTCAGTTAAAGTATGGGATCTCAACATGGAAACGAGGCCTGTGGAGACCTATCAG GTTCACGAATATCTGCGAAGTAAGCTTTGTTCTCTCTATGAAAATGACTGCATCTTCGACAAGTTTGAGTGCTGCTGGAGTGGCTCCGACAG CGCCCTCATGACTGGCTCCTACAACAACTTCTTCAGAATGTTCGACAGAAGCATGCGGAGGGATGTCACTTTGGAAGCATCTAGAGAAAGCAGCAAACCCCGAGCCATCTTAAAGCCCCGGAAAGTGTGTACCGGGGGCAAGAGGAAGAAGGACGAGATCAGCGTGGACAGCCTGGACTTTAACAAGAAAATCCTCCACACGGCGTGGCACCCTCTGGACAACGTCATCGCCGTCGCAGCCACCAACAACTTGTACATATTCCAGGACAAAGCCAACTAG
- the PPP2R2D gene encoding serine/threonine-protein phosphatase 2A 55 kDa regulatory subunit B delta isoform isoform X2 — translation MLPGRVQHFLQKRHSAAKRQRGGPDQPAPPPPPPAENKSRLHSRGEYNVYSTFQSHEPEFDYLKSLEIEEKINKIRWLPQQNAAHFLLSTNDKTIKLWKISERDKRAEGYNLKDEDGRLRDPFRITALRVPILKPMDLMVEASPRRIFANAHTYHINSISVNSDHETYLSADDLRINLWHLEITDRSFNIVDIKPVNMEELTEVITAAEFHPHQCNVFVYSSSKGTIRLCDMRSSALCDRHSKFFEEPEDPSSRSFFSEIISSISDVKFSHSGRYMMTRDYLSVKVWDLNMETRPVETYQVHEYLRSKLCSLYENDCIFDKFECCWSGSDSALMTGSYNNFFRMFDRSMRRDVTLEASRESSKPRAILKPRKVCTGGKRKKDEISVDSLDFNKKILHTAWHPLDNVIAVAATNNLYIFQDKAN, via the exons ATGCTACCAGGGCGGGTGCAGCACTTCCTGCAGAAAAGGCACTCTGCAGCTAAAAGACAGCGAGGGGGGCCGGACCAGCCGGCCCcgccccccccgcccccagccgAG AATAAAAGCCGTCTTCATTCTAGGGGCGAATATAATGTTTACAGTACCTTTCAAAGTCACGAACCTGAATTTGACTATCTGAAAAGtctagaaattgaggaaaaaattaataagattagGTGGTTGCCGCAACAGAACGCTGCTCACTTCCTGCTGTCTACTAACG ataaaactattaaattatgGAAAATAAGTGAACGGGATAAGAGAGCAGAAGGTTATAACCTGAAGGATGAAGACGGGAGACTCCGAGATCCATTCAGAATCACAGCACTACGG GTTCCCATCTTGAAGCCCATGGACCTCATGGTGGAAGCAAGCCCTCGAAGGATATTTGCCAACGCGCACACCTATCACATCAACTCCATTTCTGTCAACAGCGACCATGAGACGTACCTCTCTGCCGACGACCTGAGGATCAATCTGTGGCACTTGGAGATCACCGATCGAAGCTTCA ACATTGTCGACATTAAACCCGTGAACATGGAGGAGCTGACCGAGGTGATCACGGCCGCAGAGTTCCACCCGCATCAGTGTAACGTGTTCGTTTACAGCAGCAGCAAAGGCACCATCAGGCTCTGCGACATGCGCTCCTCCGCCTTGTGCGATCGGCACTCCAAAT TTTTTGAAGAACCTGAAGATCCCAGCAGTAGGTCATTCTTTTCAGAAATCATTTCTTCAATATCTGATGTAAAATTTAGTCACAGTGGTCGATACATGATGACGAGAGACTACCTTTCAGTTAAAGTATGGGATCTCAACATGGAAACGAGGCCTGTGGAGACCTATCAG GTTCACGAATATCTGCGAAGTAAGCTTTGTTCTCTCTATGAAAATGACTGCATCTTCGACAAGTTTGAGTGCTGCTGGAGTGGCTCCGACAG CGCCCTCATGACTGGCTCCTACAACAACTTCTTCAGAATGTTCGACAGAAGCATGCGGAGGGATGTCACTTTGGAAGCATCTAGAGAAAGCAGCAAACCCCGAGCCATCTTAAAGCCCCGGAAAGTGTGTACCGGGGGCAAGAGGAAGAAGGACGAGATCAGCGTGGACAGCCTGGACTTTAACAAGAAAATCCTCCACACGGCGTGGCACCCTCTGGACAACGTCATCGCCGTCGCAGCCACCAACAACTTGTACATATTCCAGGACAAAGCCAACTAG